The following are encoded in a window of Bacillus sp. 2205SS5-2 genomic DNA:
- a CDS encoding MaoC/PaaZ C-terminal domain-containing protein, which produces MLLGKKKKLGRMISEMGVGEKLTLTEKMEDRDLLLYLGLTNDANPLYIQHDYASQTPFKKPIVPSIMLNGIIHSAVSKYLPGPGAHVMGMDMDYPVPVYHYGTVHFLFTVSAIDIESHLITIDVQGENEDEEVVVRGNIRVCPPHKKQKMSAHILENF; this is translated from the coding sequence ATGTTACTTGGGAAGAAAAAAAAACTAGGTAGAATGATAAGTGAAATGGGTGTAGGAGAAAAATTAACTCTTACAGAAAAAATGGAAGATAGAGATTTACTTCTCTACCTTGGATTAACAAATGATGCGAACCCATTATACATTCAACATGACTATGCATCGCAAACTCCGTTTAAGAAACCGATTGTACCTTCTATAATGCTAAATGGAATCATTCATTCAGCTGTATCAAAGTACCTGCCTGGTCCAGGAGCGCACGTTATGGGAATGGACATGGATTATCCCGTACCAGTCTATCATTATGGGACGGTTCATTTCTTATTTACGGTAAGTGCAATTGACATTGAATCTCATCTTATTACGATAGATGTTCAAGGGGAAAATGAAGACGAAGAGGTAGTTGTTAGAGGGAATATACGAGTATGCCCTCCTCACAAGAAACAGAAAATGAGTGCCCATATATTAGA
- the mdh gene encoding malate dehydrogenase: protein MTIKRKKVSVIGGGFTGATTAFMLAQKELGDVVLVDIPQMENPTKGKALDMLEAAPVQGFDANIIGTSNYEDTKDSDIVVITAGIARKPGMSRDDLVQTNQKIMRSVAQEIVKYSPECYIIVLTNPVDAMTYTVFQESGFPKHRVIGQSGVLDTARFRTFVAQELNLSVKDVTGFVLGGHGDDMVPLVRYSYAGGIPLEKLISEERLKAIVERTRKGGGEIVGLLGNGSAYYAPAASIVEMCEAILKDQRRVIPAIAYLEGEYGFDGIYLGVPTILGGNGIEEIIELELTDEEKVALQRSADSVKNVMETLAQ, encoded by the coding sequence GTGACAATCAAACGTAAAAAGGTTTCAGTCATTGGTGGAGGATTTACGGGAGCCACAACGGCATTCATGCTAGCACAAAAAGAGCTTGGGGATGTTGTTTTAGTTGATATTCCTCAGATGGAAAACCCTACTAAGGGTAAAGCTCTGGATATGTTAGAGGCTGCCCCTGTTCAAGGATTTGATGCTAATATTATTGGAACTTCTAACTATGAAGACACAAAAGATTCCGATATTGTTGTGATTACAGCTGGTATTGCACGTAAACCAGGAATGAGCCGGGATGACTTGGTTCAAACAAATCAAAAAATTATGCGATCTGTTGCGCAAGAAATCGTTAAATATTCTCCAGAATGTTATATTATCGTGTTAACGAATCCCGTAGATGCGATGACCTATACAGTTTTTCAAGAATCTGGATTTCCTAAACATCGCGTAATTGGTCAATCTGGCGTATTAGATACAGCTCGTTTCCGTACGTTTGTTGCACAAGAGTTAAACCTATCTGTCAAAGATGTGACAGGATTCGTTTTAGGTGGACATGGTGACGATATGGTCCCACTTGTACGGTATTCTTATGCAGGTGGAATTCCCCTAGAGAAATTAATCTCTGAAGAACGTTTAAAGGCTATTGTTGAGCGTACAAGAAAAGGTGGTGGTGAAATCGTAGGCCTACTAGGAAACGGTAGTGCCTACTACGCACCAGCAGCTTCCATTGTTGAAATGTGTGAAGCTATTCTAAAAGATCAACGTCGTGTGATACCTGCAATTGCTTACCTTGAAGGAGAATATGGTTTTGATGGAATATATTTAGGCGTTCCGACCATTCTTGGTGGAAACGGAATTGAAGAAATTATTGAACTTGAGCTAACTGACGAAGAGAAAGTTGCTCTTCAACGTTCCGCAGATTCGGTGAAAAATGTAATGGAAACTCTTGCCCAATAA